A window of the Hordeum vulgare subsp. vulgare chromosome 5H, MorexV3_pseudomolecules_assembly, whole genome shotgun sequence genome harbors these coding sequences:
- the LOC123397006 gene encoding uncharacterized protein LOC123397006: protein MQMVKYASYNGQREAASKAVDFCLRALEDFDLALHGSPSEPSASVEVMRSKISDVIQTLDNIMQLVPSTLIRKERMLGDASDQRRSKATSETCEKPIETKNTFRGWLQVFKPIHQERYQRRRRWRKASREQRAVVDTNDTPDKWQQGKFKHGNSRREKAVVPGGWLLSFFFLISMVLVMSSSHCYVTESVSY from the exons ATGCAGATGGTAAAATATGCTTCCTATAATGGTCAACGTGAAGCTGCATCGAAGGCTGTGGATTTTTGCCTAAG AGCTTTGGAAGATTTCGACTTGGCTCTACATGGATCACCGAGTGAACCATCAGCATCTGTTGAAGTCATGCGTAGCAAAATCAGTGATGTCATTCAAACTTTGGACAA CATCATGCAACTTGTGCCATCAACACTGATACGAAAAGAAAGGATGCTTGGAGATGCCAGCGACCAAAGAAGATCAAAGGCAACATCTGAAACATGTGAGAAGCCAATCGAGACAAAGAATACATTCCGTGGGTGGCTGCAAGTGTTCAAGCCCATTCATCAGGAGAGGTATCAACGTCGCAGGAGATGGAGGAAAGCTAGCCGTGAACAACGAGCTGTGGTCGATACGAATGATACACCTGACAAGTGGCAGCAAGGGAAATTCAAGCACGGCAACTCTCGAAGGGAAAAGGCAGTGGTCCCGGGTGGCTGGTTGCTGTCTTTCTTCTTTCTGATATCGATGGTCCTCGTTATGTCTTCTTCCCACTGTTATGTAACGGAGTCCGTATCTTACTGA